From Amia ocellicauda isolate fAmiCal2 chromosome 12, fAmiCal2.hap1, whole genome shotgun sequence, a single genomic window includes:
- the LOC136764144 gene encoding fish-egg lectin-like — protein sequence MRACVIAVLLQLLLSGSQGLQCREVAGQLRQIDVSAGQVFGTNTADAIFTLYGGTWTQLPGALKHVTVGPSGVWGVNSANAIFKLVNANWVLVPGQLKQIDAGGVQFVAGVNTADNIFCLGQEATVGYKGPGSPFHWQGLPGALKYYSCGPLGCWGVNATEDIFVRKGVSPQQCQGTWDWQQVDGKLSMIEVGSEGSVYGVNAAGDIFYRNGITSNNPVGTGWTPLIMCAKSKHVSFDLGHLWVITQDNRILDCS from the exons ATGAGAGCCTGTGTGATTGCAGTGCTGCTGCAGCTCCTGCTATCTGGCAGTCAGG GTTTGCAGTGCAGGGAGGTTGCAGGGCAACTGCGACAGATTGATGTCAGCGCAGGGCAGGTTTTCGGCACCAATACAGCTGACGCCATCTTCACCCTGTATGGGGGCACCTGGACTCAGCTGCCCGGGGCACTCAAGCATGTAACGGTCGGGCCCTCGGGCGTCTGGGGCGTTAACAGTGCCAACGCCATCTTTAAGCTGGTGAATGCCAACTGGGTACTGGTGCCAG GTCAGCTGAAGCAGATTGATGCTGGTGGTGTCCAGTTCGTGGCCGGGGTCAACACTGCAGACAACATCTTCTGCCTTGGCCAGGAAGCCACAGTGGGGTACAAGGGCCCTGGTTCCCCCTTCCACTGGCAGGGCCTCCCGGGGGCTCTCAAGTACTACAGCTGTGGGCCCCTGGGCTGCTGGGGGGTGAACGCCACCGAAGACATCTTCGTGAGGAAGGGGGTGTCTCCACAGCAGTGCCAGGGAACATGGGATTGGCAGCAGGTGGACGGGAAACTGTCCATGATAGAGGTGGGCAGTGAGGGCAGTGTCTACGGGGTCAATGCTGCCGGGGACATTTTCTACAG GAATGGGATCACTAGTAATAACCCTGTGGGCACTGGCTGGACCCCACTAATCATGTGTGCGAAAAGCAAGCATGTGTCCTTTGACCTGGGTCATCTGTGGGTCATCACCCAAGATAACCGGATCTTGGACTGCAGCTGA
- the pafah1b3 gene encoding platelet-activating factor acetylhydrolase IB subunit gamma isoform X2 produces the protein MDMSTGDLNPAAIPTVPANTQGDDRWMSLHNRFVSDSKDKEPEVLFVGDSLIQLMHQFEVVVLWVGTNNHGDTPDQIAGGICAIVHLITNKLPRAHVLILGLLPRGKLPNPLRVRNAQVNALVQAALPSLPRASYLDVDPGLVHSDGTISPQDLYDYLHLTPLTYRSVCQPLHRAITALLEQPAL, from the exons ATGGACATGAGCACAGGAGATTTGAACCCAGCAGCCATCCCCACGGTCCCTGCCAACACACAGGGCGATGACCGTTGGATGTCACTg CACAATCGTTTTGTGTCGGACAGTAAGGACAAGGAGCCTGAGGTTCTATTTGTGGGCGACTCCCTTATCCAGCTCATGCACCAGTTTGAG GTGGTAGTGCTGTGGGTAGGCACTAACAACCATGGAGACACCCCTGATCAGATCGCTGGGGGCATCTGCGCTATTGTCCACCTCATCACCAACAAACTGCCCCGCGCACACGTCCTCATACTG GGTCTGCTGCCCCGTGGGAAACTCCCTAACCCGCTACGTGTTCGCAACGCCCAGGTCAATGCGCTGGTCCAGGCAGCACTGCCCTCGTTGCCCCGCGCCTCCTACCTGGACGTGGACCCCGGCCTGGTCCACTCCGACGGCACCATCTCCCCGCAGGACCTGTATGACTACCTTCACCTCACCCCGCTAACCTACCGCTCTGTCTGTCAGCCACTGCACAGAGCCATCACTGCCCTACTGGAGCAACCTGCACTCTGA
- the pafah1b3 gene encoding platelet-activating factor acetylhydrolase IB subunit gamma isoform X1, translating into MDMSTGDLNPAAIPTVPANTQGDDRWMSLHNRFVSDSKDKEPEVLFVGDSLIQLMHQFEVWRELFSPLHALNFGIGGDATQHVLWRLSNGELDHINPRVVVLWVGTNNHGDTPDQIAGGICAIVHLITNKLPRAHVLILGLLPRGKLPNPLRVRNAQVNALVQAALPSLPRASYLDVDPGLVHSDGTISPQDLYDYLHLTPLTYRSVCQPLHRAITALLEQPAL; encoded by the exons ATGGACATGAGCACAGGAGATTTGAACCCAGCAGCCATCCCCACGGTCCCTGCCAACACACAGGGCGATGACCGTTGGATGTCACTg CACAATCGTTTTGTGTCGGACAGTAAGGACAAGGAGCCTGAGGTTCTATTTGTGGGCGACTCCCTTATCCAGCTCATGCACCAGTTTGAG GTGTGGCGGGAGCTCTTCTCTCCACTCCATGCACTGAATTTTGGGATCGGGGGGGACGCCACGCAGCACGTCCTTTGGAGACTGTCCAATGGGGAACTGGACCATATCAACCCCAGG GTGGTAGTGCTGTGGGTAGGCACTAACAACCATGGAGACACCCCTGATCAGATCGCTGGGGGCATCTGCGCTATTGTCCACCTCATCACCAACAAACTGCCCCGCGCACACGTCCTCATACTG GGTCTGCTGCCCCGTGGGAAACTCCCTAACCCGCTACGTGTTCGCAACGCCCAGGTCAATGCGCTGGTCCAGGCAGCACTGCCCTCGTTGCCCCGCGCCTCCTACCTGGACGTGGACCCCGGCCTGGTCCACTCCGACGGCACCATCTCCCCGCAGGACCTGTATGACTACCTTCACCTCACCCCGCTAACCTACCGCTCTGTCTGTCAGCCACTGCACAGAGCCATCACTGCCCTACTGGAGCAACCTGCACTCTGA
- the pafah1b3 gene encoding platelet-activating factor acetylhydrolase IB subunit gamma isoform X3: MDMSTGDLNPAAIPTVPANTQGDDRWMSLHNRFVSDSKDKEPEVLFVGDSLIQLMHQFEVWRELFSPLHALNFGIGGDATQHVLWRLSNGELDHINPRGLLPRGKLPNPLRVRNAQVNALVQAALPSLPRASYLDVDPGLVHSDGTISPQDLYDYLHLTPLTYRSVCQPLHRAITALLEQPAL; this comes from the exons ATGGACATGAGCACAGGAGATTTGAACCCAGCAGCCATCCCCACGGTCCCTGCCAACACACAGGGCGATGACCGTTGGATGTCACTg CACAATCGTTTTGTGTCGGACAGTAAGGACAAGGAGCCTGAGGTTCTATTTGTGGGCGACTCCCTTATCCAGCTCATGCACCAGTTTGAG GTGTGGCGGGAGCTCTTCTCTCCACTCCATGCACTGAATTTTGGGATCGGGGGGGACGCCACGCAGCACGTCCTTTGGAGACTGTCCAATGGGGAACTGGACCATATCAACCCCAGG GGTCTGCTGCCCCGTGGGAAACTCCCTAACCCGCTACGTGTTCGCAACGCCCAGGTCAATGCGCTGGTCCAGGCAGCACTGCCCTCGTTGCCCCGCGCCTCCTACCTGGACGTGGACCCCGGCCTGGTCCACTCCGACGGCACCATCTCCCCGCAGGACCTGTATGACTACCTTCACCTCACCCCGCTAACCTACCGCTCTGTCTGTCAGCCACTGCACAGAGCCATCACTGCCCTACTGGAGCAACCTGCACTCTGA
- the cnfn gene encoding cornifelin homolog produces the protein MDYQTQVIGSQPQVTVTSYTVTTGTADWSSNVCDCCDDCGICLCGTFLPCILACKVAQDQDESCCLPFLPGALIALRTRIRDMYGIGGSVCDDWVVMSCCSLCGICQMAREQKMRR, from the exons ATGGACTACCAGACACAGGTGATTGGCTCCCAGCCCCAGGTCACAGTAACCAGCTACACCGTTACCACGGGAACAGCGGACTGGAGCTCCAATGTGTGCGACTGCTGTGATGACTGTGgcatct GCCTGTGCGGGACGTTCCTGCCCTGTATCTTGGCGTGTAAGGTGGCGCAGGACCAGGATGAGAGCTGCTGCCTGCCCTTCCTACCTGGCGCGCTGATCGCCCTACGCACCCGAATCAGGGATATGTACGGCATTGGG ggctcaGTGTGTGATGACTGGGTGGTGATGTCATGCTGCTCACTCTGTGGAATCTGTCAAATGGCTCGTGAGCAGAAGATGAGGCGCTGA